A window from Acidobacteriota bacterium encodes these proteins:
- a CDS encoding Na+/H+ antiporter, with protein MQGSEIHALEIVLLLLLLFVVIFGDLARRLNTPYPIVLVVAGLLLSFIPGIPRFSLNPEAIFFVVLPPLLFSAAWLTSWREFSFNLVSIFLLAFGLVTFTVLGIAYAAPWFLPGFDWRMGLVLGAVVAPTDAIAATSIAKRIGLPKRIVDILEGESLVNDATSLLALEFGLALLAGDQTPTIISGFLRVTYLTVAGIAIGLVIGVVVDWIEHRIDDAPIEIALSILTPYVAYLTADSLRASGVLAVVACGLYLSRMSSHFFSASVRLQAWAVWDSLTFILNGFVFVLLGLQLPYVLNAIREHSHREVFLYGALFSALLILLRLIWIFPGGSLAYVIRKHVLQQRMDMFTLRQALIVGWTGMRGVISLAAAIALPQTFGDRPFPQRNLIVFLAFSVILVTLVLQGLTLPAVIRALGLAGDSGADSEEREARRLILEAALAYLEEIRSKDVSEFAEVYNDLAHHYRHRLATVSDGGGLENDSASARYARSIDISRDLLRVERQTAVRLRNQRRISDAVLRRLERELDLSEERLFNG; from the coding sequence ATGCAGGGCAGCGAAATTCATGCGCTTGAGATCGTACTCCTGCTACTGTTGCTCTTCGTCGTCATTTTCGGCGATCTGGCCCGACGGCTAAATACGCCGTATCCAATTGTGCTCGTTGTTGCCGGCCTGCTGCTTAGTTTTATTCCGGGAATTCCCAGATTCTCGCTTAATCCCGAGGCGATCTTCTTCGTTGTTCTTCCTCCACTCCTGTTTTCGGCCGCGTGGCTCACCTCGTGGCGGGAGTTTTCGTTCAACCTGGTGAGCATATTTCTATTGGCGTTTGGGTTGGTTACATTCACCGTACTCGGGATTGCCTACGCCGCGCCGTGGTTCCTTCCTGGATTCGACTGGCGGATGGGTTTGGTTCTCGGCGCGGTAGTGGCTCCGACGGATGCCATCGCCGCGACTTCGATCGCCAAGCGCATCGGGCTACCGAAGCGTATTGTCGACATTCTCGAAGGCGAGAGCCTGGTGAATGATGCGACTTCGCTGCTCGCGCTCGAGTTTGGCCTGGCACTGCTCGCGGGGGACCAAACTCCCACGATCATCTCGGGCTTTTTGCGCGTTACTTACCTGACAGTCGCAGGGATTGCGATCGGGTTAGTCATAGGAGTGGTCGTGGATTGGATCGAGCATCGCATCGATGATGCTCCGATCGAGATCGCGCTGAGCATCCTTACTCCGTACGTGGCATACCTCACCGCTGATTCGCTCCGGGCATCTGGCGTGCTGGCCGTAGTGGCTTGCGGACTCTACCTCAGTCGGATGAGTTCACATTTCTTCTCGGCCAGCGTTCGATTGCAGGCATGGGCAGTCTGGGATTCGCTCACTTTTATCCTGAACGGATTTGTGTTCGTCTTGCTTGGATTGCAGCTCCCGTACGTTTTGAACGCGATTCGGGAGCACAGTCACCGCGAAGTGTTTCTCTACGGAGCTTTGTTCAGCGCGCTCTTGATTCTTTTGCGTCTAATCTGGATTTTTCCAGGTGGTTCGCTCGCTTATGTGATCCGCAAACATGTTCTGCAACAAAGAATGGACATGTTCACGCTGCGGCAAGCTCTCATCGTTGGATGGACTGGCATGCGCGGCGTTATCTCTCTCGCGGCCGCCATTGCCCTTCCGCAAACTTTCGGGGATCGTCCGTTTCCGCAGCGGAACTTGATTGTCTTTTTGGCCTTCAGCGTGATTCTCGTGACGCTTGTTCTGCAGGGACTCACGTTGCCTGCCGTGATCCGCGCTCTCGGGTTGGCCGGCGATTCGGGCGCGGATTCTGAAGAAAGAGAGGCGCGGCGACTGATTCTGGAGGCTGCGCTCGCATACCTCGAGGAAATCAGATCGAAGGACGTTTCAGAATTTGCCGAGGTCTACAACGACCTTGCACATCATTATCGGCATCGTTTGGCCACGGTGAGCGATGGTGGAGGGCTTGAGAACGATTCGGCATCGGCGCGCTATGCTCGCTCAATCGATATCTCACGCGATCTGCTCAGGGTAGAAAGACAAACGGCGGTTCGCCTCCGCAATCAGCGGCGCATAAGCGATGCAGTGCTCCGCCGGCTTGAGCGCGAACTCGATCTGAGCGAAGAACGTCTGTTTAACGGATAA
- a CDS encoding permease DsdX (member of the Gnt family of gluconate transporters; not involved in gluconate transport; unknown function), producing the protein MTDHHGASLLLLAFVAIVILILLIARFKLNPFVALMTVSLALAAASGMPLATIVKSFETGVGGTLGHIAIVVALGTMLGKMMAESGGAERIALTLISVAGEKRIHWAMMAVGLLVGLPVFFEVGFVLLIPIAFNVARRTGTSMVLVGLPMVAGLSVVHGLVPPHPATLLAVAAYKADIGRTVLYALIVGIPTAIIAGPLYAKFIAPRIRIVGENPIAAQFVETAANRDLPSFSLTLFTILLPIFLMLIGSWADKLATPHSPFNEGLRLLGGADIALLIAAMVSFVTLGKLRGFSRERILKFTDECLAPTATITLLVGAGGGLGRILQDSGTSQAIVDLALRAHLSILFSAWLVAALVRLATGSATVAMAMASGIIAPIAAHTGVRPELLTIATGAGSLVFSHVNDGGFWLVKEYLNMSVADTMKSWSICETIISVVGLLLTMALSLI; encoded by the coding sequence ATGACCGACCATCATGGCGCATCCCTGCTCCTGCTTGCATTCGTAGCAATTGTCATCCTCATCCTCCTGATCGCGCGTTTCAAACTGAATCCGTTTGTCGCACTGATGACGGTCTCGCTCGCGCTGGCCGCAGCGAGCGGAATGCCGCTTGCGACGATCGTCAAGTCCTTCGAGACAGGCGTCGGAGGCACGCTCGGGCACATCGCGATCGTAGTCGCACTCGGAACCATGTTGGGAAAGATGATGGCGGAGTCCGGCGGCGCCGAACGCATCGCTCTTACGCTCATCAGTGTCGCCGGAGAGAAACGCATTCATTGGGCGATGATGGCGGTTGGGCTCCTGGTCGGCTTGCCAGTGTTCTTCGAAGTCGGATTCGTCTTGCTGATTCCGATCGCCTTCAATGTTGCCCGTCGCACTGGCACATCGATGGTCTTAGTTGGGCTGCCGATGGTCGCAGGACTCTCTGTCGTGCACGGTCTCGTTCCACCTCATCCGGCCACGCTGCTGGCAGTTGCGGCCTACAAGGCCGACATCGGCCGCACCGTCCTTTACGCCTTGATAGTTGGGATTCCCACTGCGATCATCGCGGGCCCGCTCTATGCCAAATTCATTGCACCTCGCATTCGCATCGTAGGCGAAAATCCCATCGCCGCGCAGTTTGTCGAAACTGCTGCGAATCGCGACTTACCCAGCTTTAGTCTGACGCTATTCACGATTCTGCTACCGATCTTTCTCATGCTGATCGGCAGCTGGGCAGACAAGCTGGCCACGCCACACAGCCCATTCAACGAAGGTCTCCGCCTGCTTGGGGGTGCGGATATTGCGCTGCTCATTGCCGCGATGGTCAGCTTTGTCACTTTGGGAAAGCTGCGCGGCTTCTCTCGCGAAAGAATCTTGAAATTTACCGACGAGTGTCTCGCTCCCACTGCAACGATCACACTTCTGGTCGGAGCGGGCGGAGGCCTCGGGCGTATTCTGCAGGACAGTGGAACATCACAGGCGATCGTCGATCTCGCCCTGCGCGCTCATTTATCCATTCTGTTTTCCGCCTGGCTCGTTGCCGCGCTGGTACGCCTCGCGACCGGATCGGCAACTGTTGCGATGGCCATGGCGTCTGGAATTATCGCCCCAATCGCCGCTCATACGGGAGTCCGGCCGGAACTGCTGACTATCGCCACCGGAGCCGGTTCGCTGGTCTTCTCGCACGTCAACGATGGGGGCTTCTGGCTGGTAAAGGAGTACCTCAATATGAGCGTCGCCGACACTATGAAGAGCTGGTCCATCTGCGAAACCATCATCTCGGTGGTAGGTTTGCTCTTGACGATGGCTTTGTCGCTTATTTAA
- a CDS encoding reactive intermediate/imine deaminase, whose protein sequence is MIIKRYGAEGAKGPGGQHLPFARAVQANGWLYVSGQVPMLDGRLMEGNIVAQAHQAIRNILGILKEAGYGPEHLVRCGVWLDDPRDFQVFNEVFREYFGENPPARATVVSSMVVDCKVEIDAIAYKAPVSGEV, encoded by the coding sequence ATGATTATTAAGCGTTATGGCGCCGAAGGCGCCAAAGGACCAGGAGGCCAGCATCTACCATTTGCGCGTGCAGTGCAGGCTAACGGGTGGCTTTACGTTTCCGGTCAGGTGCCGATGTTGGATGGCCGACTCATGGAAGGCAATATCGTAGCTCAGGCTCATCAGGCAATTCGCAATATTCTGGGAATCCTCAAAGAAGCAGGCTATGGTCCTGAACACCTGGTACGTTGCGGAGTCTGGCTCGATGATCCGCGGGATTTCCAAGTCTTCAATGAGGTGTTTCGAGAGTACTTCGGCGAAAACCCTCCGGCTCGAGCCACCGTCGTTTCCAGCATGGTGGTGGACTGCAAGGTCGAAATCGATGCCATCGCTTACAAAGCTCCGGTATCGGGAGAGGTGTGA
- a CDS encoding D-aminoacylase, with translation MPTCDTLIGNVQILDGSGNQPRAGAVAIEDSRIQAVGDVDGYSARENIDAHGHVLAPGFIDVHTHDDLYLIRAPEMLPKLSQGVTTVIVGNCGISAAPVQLSRNFPDPMNLLGEEDAFRYPAFPEYVSAVTAAEPAVNVAALVGHTALRNNHMDLLDRAATGTELAAMQDQLREALDHGAIGLSTGLAYLSAYSASADEVQGLAKVLSNASALYTTHLRNESDGVLQAMDEAFLIGKHANVPVVVSHLKCAGIDNWGGSGEVLQSLERARTTQPVGCDCYPYAASSSTLDLRQVDERVLITITWSTPHPEIAGRSLAEIAEAWGVTQLEAGRRLQPAGAIYHGISEDDVRAILKHPATMIGSDGLPNDPLPHPRLWGTFPRVLGRYSRELRLFSLSEAVRKMTSLPAKTFRLKHRGWIREGYFADLVLFDAERICDMASFTNPVQASAGIYGVWVNGVLCYRNGTPTGQRAGRFLLRQSIS, from the coding sequence TTGCCCACCTGCGACACCCTGATTGGCAACGTACAAATTCTGGACGGAAGCGGTAACCAGCCTCGAGCAGGCGCGGTCGCGATTGAGGATAGCCGCATTCAAGCAGTTGGCGATGTCGATGGTTACTCAGCAAGAGAAAACATCGACGCTCACGGCCACGTGCTCGCTCCGGGATTTATCGATGTCCATACGCATGACGACCTCTACCTGATCCGGGCGCCGGAAATGCTCCCAAAGCTCTCGCAGGGAGTGACCACCGTAATCGTTGGGAATTGCGGTATCAGCGCCGCTCCGGTGCAACTATCCCGTAATTTTCCGGATCCGATGAATCTGCTCGGCGAGGAAGACGCATTCCGCTATCCCGCGTTTCCTGAATACGTATCGGCCGTTACTGCGGCCGAACCAGCGGTGAACGTCGCTGCGCTCGTCGGTCACACCGCTCTGCGAAACAACCACATGGACCTCCTTGACCGCGCTGCTACAGGAACTGAACTCGCGGCCATGCAGGACCAGCTGCGCGAGGCTCTCGACCATGGTGCGATTGGGTTGAGCACGGGATTGGCTTATTTGTCGGCATACTCCGCCTCGGCTGACGAAGTGCAAGGCTTGGCGAAGGTCTTGTCTAACGCAAGCGCGCTCTATACAACGCACTTACGCAACGAAAGCGACGGAGTCTTACAGGCGATGGACGAAGCCTTCCTTATCGGCAAGCACGCCAACGTTCCAGTAGTAGTTTCTCACTTGAAGTGTGCGGGCATTGACAACTGGGGAGGCAGTGGCGAAGTACTGCAATCACTCGAGAGAGCGCGAACAACCCAGCCAGTCGGCTGCGACTGCTATCCTTACGCCGCCAGCTCGAGCACCCTCGATCTCCGGCAAGTCGACGAGCGCGTGCTCATCACGATCACGTGGTCGACGCCCCATCCGGAAATCGCGGGGCGAAGTCTTGCTGAAATTGCGGAGGCTTGGGGAGTCACTCAGCTTGAGGCCGGGCGCAGATTGCAACCTGCAGGAGCGATCTATCACGGCATCTCCGAAGATGACGTGCGCGCGATCTTGAAGCATCCAGCGACCATGATCGGCTCCGACGGACTGCCCAATGATCCGTTGCCCCATCCGCGCCTGTGGGGCACATTTCCACGCGTACTCGGCCGCTACAGTCGCGAGCTACGATTGTTTTCGTTAAGCGAGGCTGTTCGCAAGATGACCAGTCTCCCGGCTAAAACCTTCCGCTTGAAACATCGAGGTTGGATACGCGAGGGCTATTTTGCTGATTTGGTACTGTTCGATGCTGAGCGGATCTGTGACATGGCCAGCTTCACCAATCCGGTGCAGGCATCAGCTGGCATCTATGGGGTCTGGGTGAACGGCGTTCTGTGTTACCGAAATGGAACACCTACTGGACAACGAGCTGGTAGGTTTCTGCTACGACAGTCGATCTCGTAA
- a CDS encoding amino acid deaminase, giving the protein MNHTKERVQYPLTAEELNLINPLNKGLNAMNAPLACADIPKFGWNLLREDLSLPTAVLYEEKLQHNLQWMQAVASGYCAKLAPHGKTTMAPKLFARQMQAGAWGITLATAHQTLVAYSHGVRRVLMANELIGRQNLEIVSRLLEDDEFDYFCLVDSAAQVELLGSFFKARVQRLNVLLEVGAEDGRTGVRDHEQLQATTAALARWKSQLRLCGVEVYEGVLSDEAAIRRLLERTVEVARELSRDNRFGRSPVILTGAGSAWYDLVAEIFSKADIGQEKELILRPGCYVTHDVGAYRAAQQRILNSSTVAKNMGSNLEPALQIWGYVQSVPEREKAIINFGRRDAAFDAGLPVPVLHFRPGGAVPVAAPESWKLTRIMDQHSFLHIDGGDDIRLGDMIAFDISHPCTTFDKWRYLPVLDSQYRVIDVVQTFF; this is encoded by the coding sequence ATGAATCATACAAAGGAACGCGTGCAATATCCATTAACAGCCGAAGAGCTGAATCTGATTAATCCCTTGAATAAGGGACTTAATGCGATGAATGCCCCTCTGGCTTGCGCTGATATTCCCAAATTTGGATGGAACTTGCTGCGCGAAGACCTGAGCCTGCCAACAGCCGTGCTGTATGAAGAAAAGCTGCAACACAACTTGCAGTGGATGCAGGCGGTTGCGAGCGGCTATTGCGCGAAGCTGGCGCCACACGGGAAAACGACAATGGCTCCGAAGCTGTTCGCGCGCCAAATGCAAGCTGGCGCGTGGGGTATTACGCTGGCGACAGCTCATCAGACACTTGTAGCTTACTCGCACGGCGTGCGTCGCGTGCTGATGGCCAATGAGCTTATCGGCAGACAAAACCTCGAGATCGTAAGCCGCCTGCTGGAAGACGACGAATTCGATTACTTCTGCCTGGTGGATTCGGCGGCTCAAGTTGAACTCCTGGGAAGTTTCTTCAAGGCTCGCGTGCAAAGATTGAATGTTCTGCTCGAAGTAGGAGCTGAGGATGGACGCACCGGCGTTCGCGACCACGAGCAGCTTCAGGCGACGACCGCTGCTCTTGCCAGATGGAAGAGCCAGCTTCGGCTATGCGGCGTGGAGGTCTATGAAGGCGTTTTGAGCGATGAGGCCGCGATCCGGCGGTTGCTCGAGAGAACCGTCGAGGTCGCCCGCGAACTGTCGCGGGACAATCGCTTCGGTCGCAGTCCCGTGATCCTCACCGGCGCAGGTTCAGCATGGTATGACCTGGTCGCAGAGATATTCAGTAAAGCGGACATAGGGCAGGAGAAGGAGCTAATACTGCGACCGGGATGTTACGTGACGCATGATGTCGGCGCGTATCGCGCGGCGCAGCAGCGGATTCTAAATAGCAGTACGGTAGCCAAGAATATGGGATCTAATCTGGAACCGGCGCTGCAGATTTGGGGCTATGTGCAGTCCGTTCCAGAAAGGGAAAAGGCCATTATCAACTTCGGAAGACGCGATGCTGCGTTCGATGCCGGGCTGCCGGTTCCAGTTCTCCATTTCCGTCCGGGTGGAGCCGTACCAGTGGCCGCTCCCGAAAGCTGGAAGTTGACTCGCATTATGGATCAGCATTCCTTTCTTCATATTGATGGGGGAGACGACATTCGTCTAGGCGACATGATTGCTTTCGACATCTCGCATCCTTGTACGACGTTCGATAAATGGCGGTACTTGCCGGTGCTGGACTCGCAATATAGGGTGATTGATGTTGTGCAGACCTTCTTTTGA
- a CDS encoding 6-phosphogluconolactonase, producing the protein MTGITRLLVLAFPILAMSSTQETKIGEYVLFVGTYTAKASKGIYAYRFAPASNKLISLGLVADTPNPSFLAIDRTGRFLYAVNELEKYKGEASGSVSAFAINQGNAKLSQLNEVSSRGTDPCYVSLDRSGNYVFVANYGGSVAVFPVLKDGSLGEAVSFVQHAGSGLDRERQEGPHAHWIGITPENRFVMAADLGIDKVLVYRFIDKNGGISPNSPAFVKLEPGSGPRHLDFHPNAGFVYVLNELQSKINVFSYEPQLGALEPLQSIATVPKEFSSTNHPAEIRVHPNGKFLFASNRGHDSIAVFSIDQKRGTLSLVGYFSSQGKKPRNFEIDPTGSHLFVANQDSGNIVIFGIDEKTGKLTPSRQVLHVDSPVCLKFVPVSGTRKR; encoded by the coding sequence ATGACAGGAATAACACGATTGCTTGTTCTGGCGTTTCCCATATTGGCCATGAGCTCGACGCAGGAGACCAAGATAGGCGAGTACGTGCTGTTCGTTGGCACATACACCGCAAAAGCGAGCAAGGGAATTTACGCCTACCGTTTTGCGCCTGCCTCCAATAAGCTAATATCGTTAGGTCTCGTTGCAGATACTCCCAATCCCTCATTTCTGGCGATCGATCGAACTGGCAGATTCTTGTACGCCGTCAACGAGCTGGAGAAATACAAAGGAGAGGCCAGCGGCTCCGTCAGTGCGTTTGCCATCAATCAAGGCAACGCTAAGTTGTCACAGCTGAACGAAGTTTCATCGCGAGGCACCGATCCCTGCTATGTGTCACTGGATCGATCCGGGAACTACGTATTCGTCGCGAACTACGGTGGGAGCGTTGCTGTATTCCCGGTGTTGAAAGACGGCAGTTTGGGCGAAGCTGTGAGTTTTGTCCAACACGCAGGCTCTGGACTAGATCGGGAAAGGCAGGAAGGACCTCACGCGCACTGGATTGGCATCACTCCCGAGAACCGCTTTGTGATGGCTGCGGATCTCGGGATCGATAAAGTGCTCGTGTATCGCTTCATTGACAAGAACGGCGGCATCTCCCCGAACAGTCCTGCGTTCGTGAAACTAGAGCCTGGTTCGGGCCCTCGCCACTTGGATTTCCATCCAAACGCCGGGTTCGTCTATGTGCTTAACGAATTGCAGTCCAAAATCAACGTGTTTTCATACGAGCCACAGCTGGGTGCGCTGGAGCCGTTGCAAAGCATCGCAACGGTTCCGAAGGAATTCTCGAGCACGAATCATCCAGCCGAGATCAGAGTCCATCCGAACGGAAAGTTTCTCTTCGCGTCGAATCGCGGTCACGACAGCATCGCCGTGTTTTCCATCGACCAAAAGAGGGGAACGTTGAGTCTGGTCGGATACTTTTCTAGCCAAGGTAAGAAGCCGCGCAATTTCGAGATCGATCCTACCGGCTCGCATCTCTTCGTAGCGAATCAGGACAGCGGCAACATCGTTATCTTCGGTATTGACGAAAAGACAGGGAAGCTTACTCCCAGCAGACAGGTACTTCATGTGGATTCGCCGGTGTGCCTTAAGTTCGTGCCTGTGAGCGGGACCAGAAAGCGCTGA
- a CDS encoding methionine ABC transporter ATP-binding protein, translating into MSTMKTREADTEMGAKNAIPERRAPSPGERTKAESPRISAPLLSLSLSADYSRKPGVLRNLHLEMQPGEILGLVGESGSGKSTLALSILRLLDLKGGQTSGSIQLKGRELTTLSESEMRSIRGRDIGLILQSPMSSLNPALRIGTQMYETWRAHQPGTRRECIPRFLEILRSLNLDVEEAFLSRRPAQLSVGQAQRVLIAMAVLHRPSLLLADECTSSLDLITQKEVLNIFRQLSLEMGTGILFISHDLLAVSSLCHRIAILRNGELVEVGLTSEILKHPSHPYTRQLVDALPIPETSGI; encoded by the coding sequence ATGAGTACGATGAAGACCAGAGAAGCAGATACCGAAATGGGAGCAAAGAACGCGATCCCGGAGCGCCGGGCGCCCTCGCCCGGTGAAAGGACAAAAGCTGAGTCCCCGAGGATCAGTGCCCCACTCCTTTCTTTATCACTCTCTGCTGATTACTCGCGCAAGCCAGGCGTGCTTCGCAATCTGCATTTGGAAATGCAGCCAGGAGAAATCCTCGGACTCGTAGGCGAAAGTGGGTCCGGTAAGAGCACGTTAGCCCTGAGTATCCTGCGTCTGCTTGATCTGAAAGGTGGACAAACATCCGGGAGCATCCAGCTTAAAGGACGCGAGCTCACAACCCTATCGGAATCAGAGATGCGGAGCATACGCGGCCGCGACATCGGACTCATTCTGCAAAGCCCCATGTCATCGCTAAATCCCGCTCTCAGAATTGGCACGCAGATGTATGAGACGTGGCGCGCACATCAGCCCGGCACCCGCAGAGAATGCATTCCCCGTTTTCTCGAAATCTTGCGCAGCCTGAATCTCGATGTGGAAGAAGCCTTCCTGAGTCGAAGACCGGCTCAGCTCAGCGTTGGCCAGGCCCAACGCGTCCTGATTGCAATGGCAGTGCTGCATCGCCCTTCACTTCTGCTTGCCGATGAATGCACCAGTTCGCTGGACTTAATCACGCAAAAAGAAGTACTGAACATCTTCCGTCAGCTCAGTCTAGAGATGGGAACAGGAATCCTTTTTATCTCTCATGACCTTTTAGCGGTTTCCTCCCTTTGTCATCGCATCGCCATCCTTCGCAATGGGGAGTTAGTCGAAGTTGGGCTCACCAGCGAAATCTTGAAGCATCCCTCCCATCCCTACACCCGACAATTGGTGGACGCTTTGCCGATTCCGGAGACCTCAGGAATATAA